Within the Medicago truncatula cultivar Jemalong A17 chromosome 4, MtrunA17r5.0-ANR, whole genome shotgun sequence genome, the region tattttttttaacaagaatttgttctccttatttatttattttttgacaaaagaattTGTACTCCTTATTTGTAAGTTGTATGTCATGTGTTTTAACATCTATTGTATTTTGTATGTTCAATTCGCTATGTTGTTTTTGCCATTAAGTCATCTTTAATTCTGGCCTCATTGTTTATTATATGTTATTCAAATTACATTGTTTGATAGCAGATACATCAACCTGTGCGTACGCACGGGTGTCACACTAGTTGTAATACAAAAGATTTAGTTCATTTCTTGTCTATAAATTGTATGCAAAGGGTAGGTGAATTTCATACATCGTTCTTTCAACGTTTCAAGTAAAAATGTTATCATGTGAGAGCAGATGCATATATAGTATACATAGTTTTGTCAGACGGAAATGAACTCCTTTGTATGGAGtttaattttacaatttataTACAAGAAATGAACTAAAGCCTTCGTTGCATGGATGTTATGTGTCTTCtaacttccaaaaaaaaattcttctaaaAAGTTTTTTCTTTAGAATTTGAACCTTTTGTGTTGAGAATTAATAATTTAGACACACCATTTAAGCACCCAATTTGGTAAAGTTTTTAAAAGATCTTAGACCATCCACAACATAATACCCCAAATTAGGTGCTTAAATGGTGTGTCTAAATCATTAATTTTACGGTAATATttaataggcttaaatatgtctatAGTCCCTGTAAATAGGGTTCATGTGATTGGGAATATGGGGAAGAACAACAAGTtattgaagagagaaaaacataGGGTGGTGGGAAGCTAGAGGTATTTTGGTCAATTCGCACACCTCTAGTTTCATCAAGGGCAAAATGAGAAGTTCAAGTTCAAAAAGCTGAGCCAGCGAGGTCCTTACCCAGTCAGCTAGAGCCACGTCAGTGCCATATAAGTAATCACTTGACACATATGCAAACAAAAGTAATTAAGTGATTAATAATTGCAAGGAAATTTTGGGGGGATTAACAAGTACTGGGACAAAAATTCAAACGAGccctatttgcagggactataaacatatttaagtatttaataAGTACCAATTTTCTCCAATCCAACacttcaaaagaaattattaaataggtcCCACAAATAATtctatatcattatatttcaacaaaatttatttaatttattaaataggaccaacaaaaaatgaagagagagggTGATTCCATAACCACCCTTCTCCATAGGCACCCATATATTTTACTTCACAACGAGGGTGCTAATTTAATGTGGTGCTAAATAGGTTAATCACCCACCATTATATATGGTCTTAGTGAGCATTATGATGAGcattcaaaaacaattaaaaagtgCAATTTGAGCAAGAATTCATATTATAGGAACAACTATTGTTATAACTCACTTGGATTGGTATGTGATACTGACTTAAGATTTGAGAGTATATTCATTTTAAAGGTTTGAGATTCGATTTTCTCCTCCGGTGACAATTTGAATGAGCTAATctagcttattaaaaaaaacaatttaattaatgtgaGGGCCGGAAGTCTTGGTTCAAATAGCAACAATTAAACAATgccattcaaatattttaatagtcCAATTTTTAGCAAGTCACATCACATGGTTGGAAAGAAAAACTCAGcaagtttgattttgaatttttgcatTAACTAGCATCCCTCAATTGTAGTCATGCAATCCCTCATCTTGGCTCTTAATTAGTACCATCTTGTAATTATTCCTTAATAATTTTGGGATTGATACTGCATCAATGATGCAATCTCCTTTCCTCTCCTTCGTGTATATACAAGTATCATGACACTTTGTAAGAGATCAACAAATACATTTTCTATTCTTCTCTTATATGGCAAATCAAAACAAAGTTATCATGgaaaatttctcaaaaatgtTGTTGAGTTTTGAAGCTATGCTTGTTATAATTCTAAGTACTTTGATGGGAAACACACAAGGAAGGGAAATTGTGCAAGGGATCACCAATGCTGAATTGGAATATTCATATCATCCTAATCGCAAAGTACCATCGCCATCTTGCTGCCCGGAACATCAAGTAtgttgcaaaccaaacacacttaAGCCCTAAAACTTCGTAGCTCTTTCTAGTTACAATGATCGATTTTAAATTGAAGGAAACTATCCTTTAAATGTAATAAGTGAATTTACAATGATGTATGAGAAAGTGTGCTTACTTATTCTCTAGTTTtagcaaattttaattaagaatgAACATGTATGCAATATAGGTATGAAATATGAATATGCAAACATATTTAGTGCTAATGTGCACGACACTTATTGTCGCGCAACTCCCACGACAATGACGTGGCATCGCACACCCTTAATTGAATTCTCTTGTATTATAAAACTGCATCTTCCTTGTTAAACATCGTCACCCCTTCTCTTGCAAGCTACCACCGAACTCCCTTCTTCCCATAATTTGAACTCCCCTAGACAGTGTCAGTTAACGACAACGTCAACGGCGATGGTGATAGTGACACCGGAGATGGAGAGAATGATAGCAACGACGTATGATGGTGGCAGCCTTATGTAGTTGTGTGTGACAACGACAATAATAATGTCGGCAGCGACTGACAACAATGATGTAAAGTACAACAACTACGTCGAAGGCAAGTTGTTGTAGCTTAGTTTTGAGATGTTGATTGCGGCACCAATGTTGCTATGTAGGTGGTTGTAGCTTTGTTCATCTCCGgtgattttttctctcttagGGGATATTTTTTACTTGCATCTTATATAAAAATGGGAAAGGAATATGCATTCTTCACGGCTTCGTGCAATTCAAGGGCTGTGCTATAGTTACAAGCATTTAAATTTACTCACTCGAggataaaatataaacaaaaagatAGTCGAAAAATTTATCTATgtggattaaatttttaaccacACGAGATgtagttttttgttgttgctagAAATAGCATTTTCGCACTAAAAATTGGTCtctctattttcttaaattcGCGATTTTGGTACTTTTTTCTTCACGAATTTGGTTTCCACGGATATGAAATTTCTATACTATATTAactacaaatattatttaactcACCAATATAAGTATATATTAAAAGTACCTGTGAACTTAATTCAGTTGGTCgagacattgcataatatatgcaggcgCCAAAGTTCAAACTCCAAACACCTCATTTATTCACACCTTAAGAGATGTCTTTCtacttgaacaaaataataataattatatcttaaaatatttttgtttttaagattGAATCATCTCATTTTACTgaaactcaattttttatttgtctgTCGACAAGTGACAAACACTACTAAAACTTATACACACAACTACGAGGTTTCAAGCTTAAACACCATTGCTACAATGGATACACACTACCAACTCGAGTCACGTTTCTCACTACCAAATCCTAATTAAGAATTTTCATCGATGTATATCTAATAATATCGATGAAAATTTGGTCTTAAactatgatattttattttaatttttaagtaaaaatttaaataagtaGACTCAAATTCTCACTATGACCAGGAGAACGCGATACCGGATGGTTaacgccaatttttttttttttttttttttttttttactatgacTGAGAAAAGTCTACAAACCTATTTGAACCGAGATTCTTATGaaacatatatatgatttgtcTATTAACGACCACCGAAATTCTctgacatttatttatttattttctccaACATTGAAAATAGAtcatatatcataaaaaatatcatagTACATATTACTAGCAAGCCACAAGACTAgggtgaaaaaaaaatccaaaagacatacaaaagataaaataacacaagacttccttcaaaaaaaataaaataataaaataaaataacacaagaTAATCTGTCAAATTTGATTCATTATCTTGAACCTTCAAACTCTAAAGTTAATTCTttaatcttcttcttccttacCTCAGTCCCAATCCTAACAGTCCGAACGCTCCGCGGCTTCTCTGGTTTAGTCTCCGAACTCTTCCTCATGATAGAGATCAAGTCACAAAAAGCACTTAGTATAAACTTATAAGATTTCTTCTCATTTAAGTTcatataacaaaacaaaagctCTTCCATAAAATCCCAATCAACACTTTCATTGTTCCTCAACCTTGCTTCCACCGTTTCTTGCATGGATCTTCGAAAATCATCATAAGGACTTGGCGAACTCGCCAACACAACAACACAATTATCAGGAATATTCATTTGATCCTcctttgaaaatgaattaacaTTGAAGGTTTTTGGTGTTGACGAGTTTGAGCACGATCCTGTTTCTTCAaatgtgtttgttgttgttgtcgtggAGCCTGAGAAACCACGTGTCAAAACGAATCTGTTAGATCCACATAGATCTAGTGGTGTCTCATTGGATGAATCGAACAAGGTGGGACcttgttttgaatatttttcttcacgggtttcctcttcttcttcatcatcttcttcttcgtctGATGAGACAACACTTTTAGTGTTGTTGTTACAATCGGCTTCTTTGTCAT harbors:
- the LOC25491394 gene encoding transcription repressor OFP14; this translates as MPKNFQKSLQNYLSKIKTNRPRQLRISSKKWIGLKGCKHPRTPSLSFDKKNNDNKDDEATLEDVDRFLFENFKSLYLEDDKEADCNNNTKSVVSSDEEEDDEEEEETREEKYSKQGPTLFDSSNETPLDLCGSNRFVLTRGFSGSTTTTTNTFEETGSCSNSSTPKTFNVNSFSKEDQMNIPDNCVVVLASSPSPYDDFRRSMQETVEARLRNNESVDWDFMEELLFCYMNLNEKKSYKFILSAFCDLISIMRKSSETKPEKPRSVRTVRIGTEVRKKKIKELTLEFEGSR